The following proteins are co-located in the Deinococcus aerophilus genome:
- a CDS encoding GntR family transcriptional regulator, whose product MPNPAAQHAPLLDTLVSRLQETDGTPPYLQLRQVLTAAVADGALRPGDALPPVRAVAAALGLAPNTVAKTYALLREDGLTENRAGAGTRVRADLVTGPEAQLQDLRALLRQLRTSGVPAEQLHAVLNEVLLEPPAG is encoded by the coding sequence ATGCCCAACCCCGCCGCACAGCACGCCCCGCTGCTGGACACGCTGGTCTCCCGGTTGCAGGAGACCGACGGCACGCCTCCCTACCTGCAGCTGCGGCAGGTCCTGACTGCCGCCGTTGCGGACGGAGCGCTGCGGCCCGGTGACGCCCTGCCCCCCGTGCGTGCCGTGGCCGCCGCCCTGGGCTTGGCCCCCAATACGGTCGCCAAGACCTACGCCCTGCTGCGCGAGGACGGCCTGACCGAGAACCGCGCCGGCGCGGGCACCCGCGTGCGCGCCGACCTTGTCACTGGACCGGAGGCCCAGTTGCAGGACCTGCGCGCCCTGCTGCGGCAGCTGCGGACGTCGGGCGTGCCCGCAGAGCAGCTGCACGCCGTGCTGAATGAGGTCCTTCTGGAACCCCCCGCCGGCTGA
- the tkt gene encoding transketolase, translated as MSTPPPGGLEQLSINTIRTLSIDGVQAANSGHPGAPLGMAPMGYVVWQDFLRHNPKNPHWPGRDRFVLSAGHASMLIYSLLHLTGYDMPLQELKNFRQWNSKTPGHPEFFHTPGLDATTGPLGQGAAMTVGMAMAERHLAARYNREGFEIFDNYTYSVLGDGDLQEGINHESAALAGHLGLGRLIWLHDDNRIQLDTPTEKAESEDTAARYRAYGWEVLKVEDGTNLEEIRAAIINARNNTAQPTLIQVRTIIGFGSPRAGTSKAHGEPLGAEGVAATKAALGWEYPAFTVPDEVARHMDATERGARQEQEWQDLMKRYREAHPELGREVDALLARELPADLASSLPTYEVGGKAVATRNASGEVINALAAVVPGLMGGSADLSGSTKTTIKDTEVLNADHYGGRNVYFGVREFGMAAAANGLSLYGGVRPLVGTFLVFADYLKPAFRLSAIQMQPVTYVLTHDSIGLGEDGPTHQPIDQLAMLRAVPGAHVIRPADANETATAWQMALEYEKGPTALALSRQDLPILPANPEGVRRGAYVMQDAEDAQVILIASGSEVSLALDAAAALKGSGVAARVVSMPCMEVFRQQDVGYRDSVLTPGVKRVAIEAASRGPWYEWVGLDGAVIGMDTFGASAPANVLFEKFGFSVENVAKVVKSVL; from the coding sequence ATGTCCACACCCCCCCCAGGCGGTCTCGAGCAGCTCAGCATCAACACCATCCGCACGCTGTCCATCGATGGCGTGCAGGCGGCGAACAGCGGCCACCCCGGCGCGCCGCTGGGCATGGCCCCGATGGGCTACGTGGTCTGGCAGGACTTCCTGCGCCACAACCCCAAGAATCCGCACTGGCCGGGCCGCGACCGCTTCGTGCTGTCGGCGGGGCACGCGAGCATGCTGATCTACAGCCTGCTGCACCTGACCGGTTACGACATGCCGCTGCAGGAACTCAAGAATTTCCGGCAGTGGAACAGCAAGACGCCCGGCCACCCCGAGTTCTTCCACACGCCGGGGCTGGACGCCACCACCGGGCCGCTGGGTCAGGGCGCGGCCATGACGGTGGGCATGGCGATGGCCGAGCGCCACCTGGCCGCCCGGTACAACCGCGAGGGCTTCGAGATCTTCGACAACTACACCTACTCGGTGCTGGGCGACGGGGACCTGCAAGAAGGCATCAACCACGAATCTGCCGCGCTGGCCGGGCACCTGGGGCTGGGCCGGCTGATCTGGCTGCACGACGACAACCGCATTCAGCTGGACACCCCCACCGAGAAGGCCGAGTCCGAGGACACCGCCGCGCGCTACCGCGCCTACGGCTGGGAGGTGCTGAAGGTCGAGGACGGCACCAACCTGGAGGAGATCCGCGCCGCGATCATCAACGCGCGCAACAACACCGCGCAGCCCACGCTGATTCAGGTGCGGACCATCATCGGCTTTGGCAGCCCGCGCGCGGGCACGAGCAAGGCGCACGGTGAACCGCTGGGAGCCGAGGGCGTGGCCGCCACCAAGGCCGCCCTGGGCTGGGAGTACCCGGCCTTCACCGTGCCGGACGAGGTGGCCCGCCACATGGACGCCACCGAGCGCGGCGCCCGGCAGGAACAGGAGTGGCAGGACCTGATGAAGCGTTACCGTGAGGCCCATCCCGAGCTGGGCCGCGAGGTCGACGCCCTGCTCGCCCGTGAGTTGCCCGCCGACCTTGCCTCCAGCCTGCCCACCTACGAGGTCGGCGGCAAGGCGGTGGCGACCCGCAACGCCAGCGGGGAGGTCATCAACGCGCTCGCAGCCGTGGTGCCGGGCCTGATGGGCGGCAGCGCGGACCTCTCGGGCAGCACCAAGACGACCATCAAGGACACCGAGGTCCTGAATGCCGACCACTACGGCGGGCGCAACGTGTACTTCGGCGTGCGCGAGTTCGGTATGGCCGCCGCCGCCAACGGCCTGTCGCTGTACGGCGGCGTGCGCCCGCTGGTCGGCACCTTCCTGGTGTTCGCCGACTACCTCAAGCCCGCCTTCCGCCTCTCGGCCATCCAGATGCAGCCGGTGACGTACGTGCTCACCCACGACTCCATCGGCCTGGGCGAGGACGGCCCGACCCACCAGCCCATCGACCAGCTCGCCATGCTGCGCGCCGTGCCGGGGGCCCACGTGATCCGCCCCGCCGACGCCAACGAAACGGCGACCGCGTGGCAGATGGCCCTGGAATACGAGAAGGGCCCCACCGCGCTGGCCCTGAGCCGCCAGGACCTGCCCATCCTGCCGGCCAACCCGGAAGGTGTGCGCCGGGGCGCGTACGTGATGCAGGACGCAGAAGACGCCCAGGTGATCCTGATCGCCAGCGGCTCGGAGGTCAGCCTGGCGCTGGACGCGGCGGCGGCCCTGAAAGGCAGCGGCGTGGCCGCCCGGGTGGTCTCGATGCCGTGCATGGAGGTCTTCCGGCAGCAGGACGTGGGCTACCGTGACAGCGTGCTCACGCCCGGCGTGAAGCGGGTGGCCATCGAAGCCGCTTCCAGGGGGCCGTGGTACGAGTGGGTCGGCCTGGACGGCGCGGTGATCGGCATGGACACCTTCGGCGCGAGCGCTCCGGCGAATGTCCTGTTCGAGAAGTTCGGCTTCAGCGTGGAGAACGTGGCGAAGGTCGTGAAGAGCGTTCTCTAA